The stretch of DNA TCGAGATGCGCTCGCGCTTGGTGGAGCTTTTTCCAGGAAGTTTAGCAGCAACTGCGCGTCACAGGGAGTAAAGATCAAATTGTGCAAGCAGAGTTTCTTCCTGTAGAACCCAACCTCACGGTTGGTGGTGATGGGGATGAAATCGTCGGTGGTGTCAATCTCTATGGCACCCTCGGCCCCGACATAGTACAGGTACTTGTGTTCTTGTGCATGTGGAGATAGCAGGCATGCAATGGCTCTGGTTTCCGAATTATGCCTGGAGCTCACAATTCCCTAACCCGAGTTGCCCTTGAGAACAAAGGTAGCATCACTATATATGTATTCGAGCAATTCCAACGAAGAGCAGGGGACCATAAACAGCGCTGTCTGTCCAACCCACATTTATTGTCTATCTTAATGATGTTTTGTGACTCTGAATGCGTTTCTGCTTgtcgttcaatttcagcatttatttttatctCGGGGTTGGATCGCTTCGTTGAGATAATCTTCTCGTAGTTTTAGACATTATGTACCTTTTAATGGAGGTGTGCCTGATTTAAAAGTTTACGAGGTTCTACTCGTTCAGCCGTCTGTCATCTGTCAGGGGTGGGAACTTGTAGCGTCTGCCATGCGGAACTGGTATGTCTCTAATACATCGGATATTTCTGTAGGAGGGCAGACGGAAGTCATCAACTAATCTTAAGCTGAATTCATTGACACTGTTCTTAATGTACCTGGCTTACTTCTAGGGTTAAATGTTGGTGATCGTACCCTTTTGGCATTTGTTCGGATGAGAATCACGCATCGTGTCCAACGCTTATATATAATACTGCATCTGTTCTTCGAAGAGCGCAATATAGTTGTAATTGCTAGAGTGGGCTGTGTTTGGATGAGCAGTTATCTCTATTTACATCGTATATGTAGTCGTACGAGTCATTGTTTTTTTTACATAGTTATTCAAGCATATTTCGAAAGGGAGTTCTACGTTTTATCCCCACGCTTCTTTTACCGCTCAGTTCAAATCCAAATATTGTTATCGTTAGAACTCGAGGTGAAGTATTAAAGAGCTGCATAATTGTTTGAAACTTTACATATGCCCGATGACAACCACAGATACATAGCATACTCTGTTCACACGGTTCCTAGTAATAGAGCAGCAAACACAGCAGTCCAAGAGAGGCTAGGTCTGAAAACAAACCCGCTTCCACCGTAGACTGAAACACCTGCCGTAGAAGCAGGCCTGACTGAGACCCCCGAACCGGCAGACACAACCTTGGGTGTTGATGGAATACCGTTTTACGCCCCAGTAGTCGTTGTTGCAGGTGTTGTTCTAGAAGCAGGTATGTTTGTCGCTGGCTTACCGCCGGTTTCTGTATTCCCACTTCCATTTGGATGGGCCGACTGTCCCACGGCATTAGCACCACCACTCAAATGTTGACTGCTATAGGTTGGGTTGTTTGTCAGGGTCCACAGCCCTCTGTACATGTAGAAACAATGGTAGTCGTGTGTAACTCACCCTTCATATTTGCTGGGGTAGAACCAACAGGGAACGTTGGGTGTGTGGTAACAATTTCGTCATTGGTATCGCTGGTGGTGTAGTCACAAACAACCACAGTGGATGTCACTTTGGTGTTCTTGAGGGTACCCGTAGTCGTCTTAAACAGTGCGTCTGTTTGCGATCTGTCGAATGGTTTCCCTGTTTCCGTTTTTGATTTCTCAGTTGGAGTGACTCTTCCAGCTGATGCAGAAACGGTACTGTTACTGTACCCCGATCTGTGTCCCAACTTAGTGGAACTGGAGGTGAAAGAGGTACCACCGACAAGGTCACAGGGTTAGACGATCTAACAGACTCACCATTCGCGGAACTACGAGAAGAACCGGACACTGAAGGTGTACTTGAAACACCCCTGCTGGATGAGTGGCGTCTCGAAGAAGCAACACTGGTACTACTCACCAACGAGGTGCGGAAAGAATGGGACACAGACAAGCTCACACTGGAGGAGATATGGCTAGACGGATTCACACTAATAGAAGTCGAGTAGGTCGTCGAGTACACCGTGCTCCCAAACCCGCAGGTTCCgttcttttcaattcttgAGTAGGAGGTGACGTATTCTACAGCGAGTGTGCTTCCCAGTACTTCTGTAGTGGTTTCCGGTTCCGGGACGTGAGAGAAGAGGCCATTGAACACAAAAGCAGAACATGGGCGTTGCGTTCCGGTATCAATAACGGTGGCCTCTTTTTTCACTATGTTGCAAGGGGTAACCAAATTATCCAGGCCCGTTATTATAAGAGTGTTGTGCCCACTTT from Huiozyma naganishii CBS 8797 chromosome 1, complete genome encodes:
- the KNAG0A00100 gene encoding uncharacterized protein (genes on this chromosome were renumbered due to a late revision in chromosome structure), which translates into the protein MVTVKDGKGFGESGHNTLIITGLDNLVTPCNIVKKEATVIDTGTQRPCSAFVFNGLFSHVPEPETTTEVLGSTLAVEYVTSYSRIEKNGTCGFGSTVYSTTYSTSISVNPSSHISSSVSLSVSHSFRTSLVSSTSVASSRRHSSSRGVSSTPSVSGSSRSSANGESVRSSNPVTLSVVPLSPPVPLSWDTDRGTVTVPFLHQLEESLQLRNQKRKQGNHSTDRKQTHCLRRLRVPSRTPK